From one Populus alba chromosome 17, ASM523922v2, whole genome shotgun sequence genomic stretch:
- the LOC118031766 gene encoding expansin-A13 — protein MPPPLLQGPIHTLLKPLLLLFLLTLPPTTTSHTSSTTTHPPPYTYLSQWQPARATYYAASDPRDTVGGACGYGDLVKAGYGMATVALSESMFERGQICGACFQIKCVDDLRWCIPGTDTIVSVTNFCAPNYGFPSDAGGKCNIPNKHFVLPIESFEKIAIWKAANMPIQYRRIKCRREGGIRFTISGSGIFLSVLISNVAGAGDVTSVRIKGSRTGWLDMGRNWGQNWHVNANLQNQALSFEVTSSDKMTVLSYTVAPKDWRFGQTFEGKQFET, from the exons ATGCCACCACCACTACTTCAAGGCCCTATTCACACTCTCCTGAAAcctcttctcctcctcttcctcctcacTCTCCCCCCAACCACTACCTCCCACACCTCTTCCACCACCACCCATCCACCTCCGTACACTTACCTATCCCAATGGCAACCCGCACGCGCTACTTACTACGCAGCATCCGATCCCCGGGACACAGTCGGAGGCGCGTGTGGATATGGGGACTTGGTTAAAGCGGGATATGGAATGGCAACTGTAGCATTGAGTGAATCAATGTTTGAACGTGGACAGATCTGTGGCGcgtgttttcaaatcaaatgTGTTGATGATTTGAGGTGGTGTATTCCTGGGACTGATACTATTGTTTCTGTTACTAATTTTTGTGCTCCAAATTATGGGTTCCCTTCTGATGCTGGTGGAAAATGTAATATTCCAAATAAGCACTTTGTGCTGCCCATTGAATCTTTTGAAAAGATTGCCATTTGGAAGGCTGCTAATATGCCTATTCAGTACAGAAG GATTAAGTGCAGAAGGGAAGGAGGGATTCGGTTTACAATCTCTGGGTCCGGTATCTTCCTTTCGGTGCTGATCAGCAATGTTGCAGGTGCAGGAGACGTAACTTCAGTGAGGATTAAAGGTTCAAGAACGGGTTGGCTTGATATGGGTAGGAACTGGGGCCAAAACTGGCATGTTAATGCTAATTTACAGAATCAAGCTCTCTCATTTGAGGTCACCAGCAGTGATAAGATGACTGTTCTTTCTTACACCGTTGCTCCCAAAGATTGGAGATTTGGACAAACCTTTGAAGGCAAGCAATTTGAGACTTGA
- the LOC118031778 gene encoding putative disease resistance protein RGA3, whose protein sequence is MAEAFATEIAKSLLGKLGSCAVQEFRLAWGLEDDLARLEERLKAINAVLSDAEKQQSKNDRIRLWLHKLREVLYDAEDVLDEIECETLRRQIKSIIERLAEISSLKSEFNLSEQQPIDEETEMNRSFENFSGLIGRDKDKERIISLLEAPSKVDHDAHPFVLPIVGMGGLGKTSLAKSVCDAENVKSHFDLKMEACVSDDFSLKQVIQKIIKSATGERCADLDEGELEKKLEGILNGKKYLLLLDDVWNEDAEKWLLLKPFLSKGAGGSKIIVTTRSQRVAEIMGTVTAYNLSLLGQKDCLSLFNKCAFKEGQMELHSNLVAIGKEIVEKCKQVPLAVINLGTQLYGKTDEKEWESVRDSEKWEEEGDGILPALKISYQRLPTHLKRCFLYCSVFPKDYEFVDLELVQFWMAHGLILQSSNPNEKLEDVGLRYVRELISRCFFQDYKDGMVGAIFKMHDLMHDLASSLAQNEFSIISSQNHQISKMTRHVTVLDSDLFFHKTLPKSPNNFHQVRSIVFADSIVGPTCKTDFEKCLLEFKHLRSLELIDDAEFEAFPKMCSIRRAAQRCEVHDQP, encoded by the exons atggcGGAAGCTTTTGCAACCGAGATTGCAAAATCCCTTTTAGGGAAGTTAGGCTCTTGTGCTGTTCAAGAATTTCGTTTGGCATGGGGACTTGAAGATGACCTTGCACGTCTTGAAGAGAGATTGAAAGCCATCAACGCGGTGCTGTCCGATGCTGAGAAGCAACAATCAAAGAATGACAGGATTCGGCTCTGGCTCCATAAGCTCAGAGAAGTCTTGTATGATGCAGAGGACGTGCTGGATGAAATCGAGTGCGAAACTTTACGAAGGCAG ATAAAGAGCATCATAGAAAGACTAGCTGAGATTTCATCTCTTAAGTCTGAGTTCAACCTCAGCGAGCAGCAGCCTATTGATGAGGAAACAGAGATGAACCGATCCTTTGAGAACTTTTCCGGTCTTATCGGAAGAGACAAAGACAAAGAACGTATCATCAGCCTTTTAGAAGCACCTTCTAAGGTTGATCATGATGCACATCCCTTTGTCCTTCCGATTGTAGGAATGGGAGGCTTGGGGAAGACATCTCTTGCCAAATCGGTGTGTGATGCTGAAAATGTAAAAAGTCATTTTGATCTGAAGATGGAGGCATGTGTTTCAGAtgatttttccttgaaacaagtgatacaaaaaattattaaatctgcaACTGGGGAAAGATGTGCGGATTTGGATGAGggtgaacttgaaaaaaaacttgaaggaaTTTTGAATGGTAAGAAATACTTGCTTCTTTTGGACGATGTTTGGAATGAAGATGCTGAAAAATGGTTGTTGTTGAAGCCTTTTTTATCAAAAGGTGCTGGTGGAAGTAAGATCATAGTAACTACCCGTAGTCAACGTGTTGCTGAGATTATGGGTACTGTTACTGCGTACAACCTAAGTCTTCTTGGTCAGAAGGACTGTCTGTCGTTGTTTAACAAGTGTGCATTCAAGGAAGGGCAAATGGAGTTGCATTCAAATTTGGTTGCAATTGGGAAAGAAATAGTGGAGAAATGCAAGCAAGTTCCTCTGGCAGTGATTAACTTAGGGACTCAACTGTATGGTAAGACTGATGAAAAAGAGTGGGAATCGGTGAGAGACAGTGAGAAGTGGGAAGAAGAGGGAGATGGCATTTTACCTGCCTTGAAAATAAGCTATCAAAGACTGCCGACTCACTTGAAAAGATGCTTTCTTTATTGTTCGGTTTTTCCGAAAGATTACGAGTTCGTAGATCTCGAATTGGTGCAATTTTGGATGGCACATGGGCTCATTCTTCAATCATCAAATCCAAATGAGAAGTTGGAAGATGTTGGCTTGCGTTATGTGCGCGAGTTGATCTCAAGATGTTTCTTCCAAGATTATAAGGATGGGATGGTTGGAGCTATCTTTAAGATGCATGATTTAATGCATGACCTTGCATCATCATTGGctcaaaatgagttttcaatCATAAGCTCTCAAAACCACCAAATTTCCAAAATGACCCGTCATGTGACAGTTCTTGactctgatttattttttcataaaactctCCCCAAGTCCCCAAACAACTTCCATCAAGTGCGGTCAATAGTCTTTGCAGATAGTATAGTGGGGCCTACATGCAAAACAGACTTTGAGAAATGTTTGTTAGAGTTTAAGCATTTGCGGTCTTTGGAATTAATAGATGATGCTGAATTTGAGGCTTTTCCAAAAAT GTGTTCCATTAGAAGAGCTGCCCAAAGATGTGAGGTACATGATCAGCCTTAG
- the LOC118031764 gene encoding putative disease resistance protein RGA1, producing MTFFCTKPLLLSTQKENGKAFATEIVKSLLGKLSSFASEEFCLAWGLDADLEHLEEILSAINALLHDAEKQQEQNDKIRLWLQKLREVLYDAEDVLDEVECETLRRKVVKTTGSTSRKVQHFFSRSNMIAFRLRMGHKIKNIIGRLARIESLKSQFNLCEQTIDSHVLHEETVMNRSFESFSGLIGRDKDKERIINLLVETFKVGDAHPLVFPIVGMGGLGKTALAKSVHDDEIVKTNFEMKIEACVSDGFGLKQVMQKILKSATGDRCADLDEGELKKKLEAILNGRKYLLLLDDVWNEDAEKWLLLKPFLSKGAGGSKIIVTTRSQRVAEIMCAFKEGQMHPNLVGIGKEIVEKCKQVPLAVINLGTQLYGKTDETEWESVRDSEKWEEEGDGILPALKISYQRLPTHLKRCFLYSSVFPKDYVFLDLVLVQFWMAHGSFNQSSNPN from the exons ATGACTTTCTTTTGTACAAAG CCACTTCTCCTCTCTactcaaaaagaaaatggaaaagcTTTTGCAACCGAAATCGTAAAATCCCTTTTAGGGAAGTTAAGCTCTTTTGCCTCTGAAGAATTTTGTTTGGCATGGGGACTTGATGCTGACCTGGAACATCTTGAAGAGATATTGTCAGCCATCAATGCACTGTTGCACGATGCCGAGAAGCAACAGGAACAAAATGACAAGATCCGGTTGTGGCTTCAGAAGCTCCGAGAAGTCTTGTACGATGCAGAGGACGTGCTAGACGAAGTTGAGTGCGAGACTTTGCGAAGGAAGGTGGTGAAAACTACAGGGAGCACCAGCAGAAAGGTACAACACTTCTTTTCAAGGTCTAACATGATTGCATTTCGTTTAAGAATGGGtcataaaataaagaacatCATCGGTAGACTAGCTAGAATCGAGTCTCTTAAGTCTCAGTTTAACCTCTGCGAGCAGACTATCGATAGTCATGTCTTACATGAGGAAACAGTGATGAACCGATCCTTTGAGAGCTTTTCCGGACTTATCGGAAGAGATAAAGACAAAGAACGCATCATCAACCTTTTAGTAGAAACTTTTAAGGTTGGTGATGCTCATCCCCTTGTCTTTCCGATAGTTGGAATGGGAGGATTGGGGAAGACTGCTCTTGCCAAATCGGTGCATGATGATGAGATtgtaaaaactaattttgaaatgaaaatagaGGCATGTGTTTCAGATGGTTTTGGTTTAAAACAAGTGATGcaaaaaattcttaaatctGCAACTGGGGATAGATGTGCAGATTTGGATGAGGGCGaactaaagaaaaaacttgaagCAATTTTGAACGGCAGGAAATACTTGCTTCTTTTGGATGATGTATGGAATGAAGATGCTGAAAAATGGTTGTTGTTGAAGCCTTTTTTATCAAAAGGTGCTGGTGGAAGTAAGATTATAGTAACTACCCGTAGTCAACGTGTTGCTGAGATTATG TGTGCATTCAAGGAAGGGCAAATGCATCCAAATTTGGTTGGAATTGGGAAAGAAATAGTGGAGAAATGCAAGCAAGTTCCTCTGGCAGTGATTAACTTGGGGACTCAACTGTATGGTAAGACTGATGAAACAGAGTGGGAATCGGTGAGAGACAGTGAGAAGTGGGAAGAAGAGGGAGATGGCATTTTACCTGCCTTGAAAATAAGCTATCAAAGACTGCCAACTCACTTGAAAAGATGCTTTCTTTATTCTTCCGTTTTTCCAAAAGATTATGTGTTCCTAGATCTCGTATTGGTGCAATTTTGGATGGCGCATGGCTCATTCAATCAATCTTCAAATCCAAACTGA